In Sulfitobacter sp. SK012, a single window of DNA contains:
- the pdhA gene encoding pyruvate dehydrogenase (acetyl-transferring) E1 component subunit alpha, with translation MTVTTLKPRLDHAHVRNLLKGMIRIRRFEDKCAELYTQQKIRGFLHLYDGEEAIATGIIPLLTDKDRVVATYREHGHALARGIPMGRVLAEMYGKAEGCTGGRGGSMHLFSSDHRFYGGNAIVGGGLPMAVGLGLADRLNKGDTVTACFCGEGAVAEGEFHESLNLAALWKLPVLFVCENNGYAMGTALQLSESQTDISAKAACYGIESESVDGMDVVAVEGAARRALKHIENTGQPYFLECRTYRFRAHSMFDAQLYRSKEEVAEWREKGPILRFQTWLQESGLLHADEVSKIIVEVDEEITEAVAFAEAGSDEPVETLTQFVMSPDRPARPVPVPPTKSVKTTYRDAVKAGIVDAMSRDPRVFLMGEDVGHYGGCYAVSKGLLDQFGPDRIRDTPLSESGFTGAGIGAAIAGMRPLVEVMTVNFSLLALDQILNTAATIRHMSNNQFGVPVVIRMATGAGKQLAAQHSHSLEGWYAHIPGLRVLTPATMEDARGMLWTALEDPDPVLIFENVMLYNREGDIGDNAGPVDIDRAAVRRAGKDVSLITYGGSLFKTLEAAVQLEAEGISAEVIDLRSLRPLDMETVIASVTKTRRALMVDEGWKSGSLSAEIGMRLAEEAFFELDAPLARVCSEEVPIPFAQHLEQAAIPQVSKIVAAVKTLMQAKP, from the coding sequence ATGACCGTGACTACACTCAAACCGCGTCTGGACCATGCGCATGTGCGCAACCTGCTCAAGGGTATGATCCGCATCAGACGGTTCGAAGACAAATGCGCTGAGTTATACACGCAACAGAAGATCCGCGGCTTTCTGCACCTCTATGATGGCGAAGAGGCCATAGCCACAGGCATCATTCCTTTACTCACCGATAAGGACCGCGTTGTGGCTACCTACCGCGAACACGGACATGCGCTGGCGAGAGGTATCCCAATGGGGCGCGTGCTGGCAGAAATGTACGGTAAGGCCGAGGGCTGCACGGGCGGACGTGGTGGCTCGATGCATTTGTTCAGCAGCGATCACCGATTTTACGGTGGCAATGCAATTGTAGGTGGCGGACTTCCAATGGCCGTCGGTCTGGGGCTGGCCGATCGTTTGAACAAAGGTGACACTGTGACGGCCTGCTTTTGCGGCGAGGGTGCCGTCGCAGAAGGCGAGTTTCATGAAAGTCTGAACCTCGCGGCGCTCTGGAAATTGCCCGTTCTTTTTGTCTGCGAAAACAACGGCTATGCCATGGGAACGGCTTTGCAGCTATCGGAATCCCAAACCGACATCAGCGCAAAAGCGGCCTGCTATGGGATTGAAAGCGAAAGCGTAGATGGGATGGATGTTGTCGCTGTTGAAGGTGCTGCACGACGAGCACTCAAGCATATCGAGAACACCGGCCAGCCCTATTTCCTTGAGTGCCGCACCTATCGGTTTCGTGCCCATTCAATGTTTGACGCACAGCTCTATCGATCAAAAGAGGAGGTCGCCGAATGGCGTGAGAAAGGTCCCATCTTGCGCTTTCAGACCTGGTTGCAGGAAAGCGGCCTGCTGCACGCGGACGAGGTTTCGAAAATTATTGTTGAAGTGGACGAGGAGATCACGGAGGCTGTTGCCTTTGCCGAAGCTGGAAGTGATGAACCTGTGGAGACCCTCACCCAGTTTGTAATGTCACCTGATCGCCCTGCCCGGCCTGTTCCCGTTCCGCCCACAAAATCCGTCAAGACCACTTACCGAGACGCTGTGAAAGCTGGCATTGTTGACGCAATGTCGCGCGATCCTCGTGTATTCCTGATGGGAGAAGATGTGGGCCATTATGGTGGGTGCTATGCTGTCAGCAAGGGTCTGCTGGATCAGTTCGGCCCTGATCGTATCCGCGACACGCCCTTGTCTGAATCCGGATTTACCGGGGCTGGGATCGGGGCCGCGATCGCCGGCATGCGCCCGCTTGTCGAAGTCATGACCGTGAATTTCTCACTTCTGGCTTTGGATCAGATTCTGAACACCGCAGCAACGATACGGCACATGTCCAACAATCAGTTCGGAGTTCCAGTTGTGATCCGGATGGCAACCGGTGCAGGCAAGCAACTCGCGGCCCAGCACTCTCATTCGCTTGAGGGGTGGTACGCCCATATTCCAGGCCTGCGCGTGCTGACCCCAGCCACAATGGAAGACGCGCGCGGCATGTTGTGGACCGCGCTGGAAGATCCCGACCCCGTCCTCATTTTCGAGAATGTCATGCTCTACAACCGCGAAGGTGACATTGGTGACAATGCCGGGCCAGTTGATATTGACCGCGCCGCAGTACGGCGTGCCGGGAAAGATGTTTCGCTGATCACGTACGGCGGATCACTTTTTAAAACGCTGGAGGCCGCCGTGCAACTGGAAGCGGAAGGGATATCGGCCGAAGTCATCGACCTGCGCAGTCTGCGCCCTCTGGATATGGAAACCGTGATTGCGTCGGTTACCAAAACCCGACGTGCGCTAATGGTCGATGAAGGATGGAAAAGTGGGAGCCTGTCCGCAGAAATTGGAATGCGGCTGGCAGAAGAAGCATTCTTTGAACTTGATGCCCCCTTAGCGCGCGTTTGCAGCGAAGAGGTTCCAATCCCTTTTGCACAGCATCTGGAACAAGCGGCGATACCGCAAGTTTCAAAGATCGTGGCTGCAGTCAAAACGCTCATGCAGGCCAAGCCATGA
- a CDS encoding dihydrolipoamide acetyltransferase family protein yields MSAFLMPSLGADMDAGTLVEQLKSSGDTVKHGEVVAAVETQKGVIEIEAFQDGILEKWLVDIGSEVPVGTPLANIRAADEQVLSGPAGQPEAPTPGKPEVPQPHDPHPAPDLPEDPAPQDPSPQPAGPEFPMPDLPEPEIEWPEDTITNIATVGQTRERITPAARRRAAQAGFDLSSLGARKSGTTITREDISALVETPRADPLPDMRGAIAAAMSRSKREIPHYYLSHQADLTNADAFVAKTNSDRAPDDRLLLGALFLKAIALAVIKVPEMNGHYENNSFNPSKAIHPGLAISMRGGGLVAPALLDVASLKLDELMRNMRDLVTRVRAGRFRSRELSNATITLTSLGDRGVDQLYGVIYPPQVAIVGIGTPSLRPWVYEGQVVPRLVADITLAADHRASDGRRGALFLKAIAEKLNTPEAL; encoded by the coding sequence ATGAGCGCTTTTCTCATGCCCTCACTTGGTGCAGATATGGATGCAGGAACCTTGGTGGAACAGCTGAAATCATCCGGTGACACAGTGAAACACGGGGAAGTAGTCGCCGCTGTCGAGACACAGAAAGGCGTCATTGAGATCGAAGCCTTTCAGGACGGTATTCTTGAGAAGTGGCTTGTGGACATCGGTTCAGAAGTGCCGGTCGGCACACCGCTTGCGAACATTAGGGCGGCGGATGAACAGGTGCTTTCAGGGCCAGCGGGCCAGCCGGAGGCACCCACGCCCGGCAAACCAGAGGTCCCACAGCCACATGACCCTCATCCTGCCCCCGACCTGCCAGAAGACCCGGCCCCACAGGACCCTTCACCGCAGCCCGCGGGCCCTGAATTTCCCATGCCTGATTTGCCTGAGCCAGAGATAGAGTGGCCCGAAGACACAATAACCAACATAGCCACCGTTGGCCAAACACGCGAGCGCATAACCCCGGCAGCACGCCGCAGGGCGGCACAAGCCGGGTTCGATCTGAGCTCCCTCGGAGCCCGGAAAAGCGGAACGACAATTACCCGCGAAGACATTTCGGCTTTGGTTGAAACGCCCCGCGCCGATCCCCTGCCTGATATGCGCGGTGCAATTGCTGCCGCTATGTCGCGCTCAAAGCGAGAAATCCCACACTATTACCTGTCCCATCAGGCAGACCTGACCAATGCTGACGCTTTCGTTGCCAAGACCAATTCAGACCGAGCTCCCGACGACCGACTTCTGCTCGGTGCTCTCTTTTTGAAAGCAATTGCACTTGCTGTCATAAAAGTGCCAGAAATGAACGGCCACTACGAAAACAACAGCTTCAATCCGAGTAAAGCCATCCATCCAGGACTGGCTATAAGCATGCGTGGCGGCGGATTGGTTGCCCCAGCACTTCTGGATGTCGCCTCACTGAAACTTGATGAATTGATGCGCAACATGCGTGATCTCGTCACTCGGGTTCGTGCAGGGCGATTCAGGTCTCGCGAGTTGTCAAATGCAACAATCACGCTGACCAGCCTAGGAGACAGAGGTGTCGACCAGTTATACGGTGTCATCTACCCGCCACAGGTTGCGATCGTCGGCATTGGCACGCCATCTCTGCGGCCGTGGGTATATGAAGGGCAAGTTGTCCCACGCTTGGTCGCCGATATCACGCTCGCCGCTGACCACCGCGCAAGTGATGGACGACGTGGCGCATTGTTTCTAAAAGCAATTGCAGAGAAGCTGAACACACCGGAAGCACTATGA
- a CDS encoding acyl carrier protein, whose protein sequence is MIDQDVSTALEEELHRIAPDVSLADIDLAGDLREEFDIDSMDFLTLVTALGKRFNLDMPEADYPKMQSFNALTDYLIARKA, encoded by the coding sequence ATGATTGATCAGGATGTTTCAACCGCACTGGAAGAAGAGCTGCATCGGATTGCTCCGGATGTAAGCCTTGCGGACATAGATCTGGCAGGAGACCTGCGTGAAGAATTCGACATCGATTCGATGGATTTTCTGACCCTCGTGACGGCCCTTGGCAAACGGTTTAACCTCGATATGCCCGAGGCGGATTATCCCAAGATGCAAAGCTTTAATGCTTTGACAGACTATCTGATCGCCCGGAAGGCCTAA
- a CDS encoding STAS/SEC14 domain-containing protein, whose product MIQIEHSQSGDIITLRASGTLTKADYDAALPEIENAMTLAKGPLHMLIRLEDFHGWEIDALWKDLTFDLKHRGEFGSIAVVGDTKLEEWGVWLSSFFAKSEVRYFSFEAEDDARSWLEKT is encoded by the coding sequence ATGATCCAAATTGAACACAGTCAAAGTGGTGATATCATTACTCTACGTGCGTCGGGGACGCTTACCAAGGCAGACTACGATGCAGCCTTACCTGAAATTGAGAATGCGATGACCTTGGCAAAGGGGCCGCTGCACATGCTGATCCGTTTGGAAGACTTTCATGGTTGGGAAATTGACGCATTGTGGAAAGATCTCACATTTGATCTGAAGCATCGCGGTGAATTTGGGTCTATCGCCGTCGTTGGTGATACAAAACTTGAAGAGTGGGGTGTCTGGCTGTCTTCGTTTTTTGCTAAGTCTGAGGTGCGTTATTTCAGCTTTGAAGCTGAAGATGATGCGCGCAGCTGGCTTGAGAAGACATAG
- a CDS encoding MBL fold metallo-hydrolase: protein MRLSFHGAAQNVTGSCHLLEAGGLRILIDCGMFQGARHADEENSGDFGFEPSEIDYLLLTHAHLDHCGRIPLLVKRGFAGKIITTAATRELTKLILIDSAHIQEEDALRASRHKRRGGHKDIRPLYDHVDVLFALDFFGPNVSYDEDVAFNDAVTVRFINAGHILGSASVVVEVIEQEKTKRIVFSGDLGSPGHAILSNSTLPPECDYVVMETTYGGRMHKDRETSNAELTEVIAETVARGGNVVIPTFAMERTQEILFTLKNAIKSKDLPGSLAIFLDSPMAISATEIFRRHADGFSPEVRDVMLAGQHPFHPPGLRFTRQVDDSRAINRIRGGAVILAGSGMCTGGRVRHHLRHNIWRPDCSIVFVGFAAEGTLARQIVDGAKHIRISGEDIQVKADIHTINGFSAHADQRELLYWVSHTGKPKTIFLVHGDYDRGMSEMKKELEKKGLAVECPTLHSAVDLE from the coding sequence ATGAGACTTTCATTCCATGGCGCTGCGCAAAACGTAACTGGTTCCTGCCATTTACTTGAGGCGGGAGGTTTGCGAATTTTGATTGATTGCGGAATGTTCCAGGGCGCAAGACATGCGGATGAAGAGAACTCGGGCGATTTCGGGTTTGAACCGTCAGAAATTGACTATCTGCTCTTGACCCATGCGCATCTTGACCATTGCGGCCGCATTCCATTGCTGGTCAAGCGTGGTTTTGCCGGAAAGATTATCACAACGGCTGCGACGCGCGAACTCACCAAGCTGATCTTGATAGACTCTGCCCATATTCAAGAAGAGGACGCCCTGCGCGCCTCTCGTCATAAGCGGCGCGGCGGCCACAAAGATATAAGACCGCTTTACGATCATGTCGATGTGCTGTTCGCCTTAGATTTCTTCGGGCCAAACGTCAGCTATGATGAAGATGTTGCTTTCAACGATGCTGTGACAGTCCGCTTTATCAATGCCGGCCATATCTTAGGATCCGCTTCAGTTGTTGTGGAAGTGATTGAACAAGAAAAGACAAAGCGGATTGTGTTTTCAGGTGATTTGGGCAGTCCGGGCCATGCGATTTTGTCCAATTCAACTCTACCACCGGAGTGTGATTATGTTGTCATGGAAACGACCTATGGCGGCAGGATGCACAAGGATCGTGAAACCTCAAATGCCGAACTTACCGAAGTGATCGCCGAAACAGTTGCGCGAGGTGGCAATGTAGTAATTCCGACCTTCGCGATGGAACGCACCCAGGAAATCCTGTTTACCCTGAAAAATGCGATTAAGAGCAAAGATTTACCCGGGTCGCTGGCAATCTTTTTGGATAGCCCGATGGCGATTTCGGCAACCGAGATTTTTCGGCGTCACGCTGATGGCTTCAGTCCTGAAGTCCGCGATGTCATGTTGGCCGGACAACACCCTTTTCATCCGCCTGGGCTGCGCTTTACTCGCCAAGTGGACGATTCGAGGGCGATCAATCGCATAAGGGGTGGTGCAGTCATTCTGGCGGGGTCAGGCATGTGCACAGGCGGGCGCGTGCGCCATCACTTGAGGCACAATATTTGGCGCCCCGATTGCAGTATTGTTTTTGTTGGATTTGCTGCTGAGGGAACGCTTGCACGGCAGATTGTTGACGGGGCAAAGCATATCCGGATTTCTGGCGAGGACATTCAAGTCAAAGCTGACATTCACACGATAAATGGGTTTTCTGCGCACGCCGATCAACGAGAACTTTTGTACTGGGTGTCTCATACAGGCAAGCCCAAAACGATTTTCCTCGTTCATGGGGACTATGATAGAGGTATGTCCGAGATGAAAAAGGAGTTGGAGAAAAAGGGCTTGGCCGTTGAATGCCCGACGTTGCATTCCGCGGTTGATCTGGAGTGA
- a CDS encoding LOG family protein, whose amino-acid sequence MLPAGEVPGSAPKPRDVPLPWQSPKSAKEDRDAPMRLAAILKSQAYLQADEDVAFLRSDEMRGARLQLDFMKAEQGLVDHEVKHTIVVFGSTRLPEPTAARARAEQGRIHLDADPQDPALQQQSKIAERVLKRSLYYTIAQEFGDAIGRMTEVRDGGRIALMTGGGPGIMEAANRGAFHAGAKSIGLNITLPFEQYPNPYLTPGLCFRFHYFALRKMHFLNRARALVAFPGGYGTMDEVFETLTLVQTRKIEPLPIILVGHEFWARAIDFPFLVEEGVIDPEDADLFCFAETSDQILKIIADWYAQAGQPLIEKPENL is encoded by the coding sequence ATGCTGCCTGCTGGTGAGGTCCCGGGGTCTGCGCCGAAACCGCGGGATGTACCTTTGCCGTGGCAGTCGCCAAAGTCTGCCAAGGAAGACAGAGACGCCCCCATGCGGCTCGCTGCGATCTTGAAAAGCCAAGCGTATCTGCAAGCCGACGAAGACGTTGCCTTTCTTAGGTCCGATGAGATGCGCGGCGCGCGTCTTCAACTTGATTTCATGAAGGCTGAACAAGGGCTCGTGGATCATGAGGTGAAGCATACGATAGTTGTATTTGGCAGCACCCGTCTTCCGGAGCCGACCGCTGCCCGCGCGCGTGCGGAACAGGGGCGTATTCACTTGGATGCTGACCCCCAAGACCCTGCGTTGCAACAGCAATCGAAGATAGCGGAACGCGTTCTGAAGCGAAGCCTGTACTATACAATAGCGCAGGAATTCGGCGACGCTATCGGCCGTATGACAGAAGTCCGTGACGGCGGACGGATCGCCCTGATGACAGGTGGTGGTCCGGGTATCATGGAGGCGGCGAACCGTGGTGCATTTCATGCCGGGGCAAAGTCGATTGGCCTGAATATAACGTTGCCGTTCGAACAGTATCCCAATCCGTATCTGACGCCGGGGCTCTGCTTCCGCTTTCACTACTTCGCCCTGCGGAAGATGCATTTTCTGAACCGCGCTCGTGCTCTTGTGGCTTTTCCGGGTGGCTATGGCACAATGGACGAGGTGTTTGAGACACTCACGCTGGTGCAAACCCGCAAAATCGAGCCTTTACCGATTATTCTAGTCGGGCACGAGTTTTGGGCACGTGCCATAGATTTTCCATTTCTCGTTGAAGAAGGGGTCATCGATCCGGAAGACGCCGACCTATTCTGCTTTGCCGAAACTTCCGACCAGATTCTGAAAATTATCGCTGACTGGTACGCGCAGGCGGGCCAGCCACTCATTGAAAAACCCGAAAATCTCTAG
- a CDS encoding class II glutamine amidotransferase, with the protein MCRLYAMHANEPTRVECGLVKAQNALMEQSKGDMQGYAHGHGWGVADYADGVPLVEKQTWAAFHGEHFARNAARIYARTVVAHVRRATVGGTSIENTHPFHHGKWIFAHNGTVPNFERVRPVILDHMDPLHRTEIMGTTDSEHVFRYLMSLFLRHPERGLRETVRLGLERIIAWSNEIDPQARIGLNIVLTDGEHVIGSRYNRSLHYLVRDHVFSCPICGKPHVHHAASTAYQAVEIASEPITVGEDWYEIPDHTIYSIAEDFRLDMEPLGRGHVGAA; encoded by the coding sequence ATGTGTCGCCTTTACGCAATGCATGCCAATGAGCCGACGCGCGTTGAATGCGGCTTGGTCAAGGCCCAAAACGCCCTGATGGAGCAAAGCAAGGGGGACATGCAGGGCTATGCGCATGGTCACGGATGGGGCGTTGCTGACTACGCGGATGGTGTGCCGCTAGTTGAAAAACAGACCTGGGCCGCGTTCCACGGGGAGCATTTTGCCCGCAACGCGGCACGGATTTATGCACGCACCGTTGTTGCTCACGTGCGTCGGGCGACAGTTGGTGGAACCAGCATCGAAAACACACACCCTTTCCATCATGGCAAATGGATATTCGCCCATAACGGCACAGTGCCAAATTTCGAGCGTGTCCGCCCTGTCATTCTTGACCATATGGACCCGCTGCACCGCACCGAGATTATGGGCACAACCGATAGCGAACATGTTTTCCGCTATCTGATGAGCCTGTTCTTGCGCCACCCCGAACGCGGTTTGAGAGAGACGGTTCGCTTAGGTCTGGAGCGGATCATCGCGTGGTCCAATGAAATTGATCCGCAGGCCCGCATCGGTCTGAATATTGTGCTGACGGATGGTGAGCACGTGATCGGCTCACGGTACAATCGGTCGCTGCATTACCTGGTGCGCGACCACGTGTTTTCCTGCCCCATCTGCGGCAAGCCGCACGTGCACCACGCAGCCAGCACTGCCTACCAAGCAGTTGAGATTGCATCTGAGCCCATCACGGTTGGCGAGGATTGGTACGAGATACCGGACCATACGATTTATAGTATAGCCGAGGATTTCCGGCTCGATATGGAGCCATTGGGGCGTGGTCACGTGGGAGCTGCGTAA
- a CDS encoding thioredoxin family protein gives MIIKILGSGCKKCLALEANARAALQSSAINADVEKVTDFVAIASYGIMSTPGLVIDEKVVSTGRVLSASEIGALLKVP, from the coding sequence ATGATCATTAAGATATTGGGATCCGGATGTAAGAAATGCCTGGCCTTGGAGGCAAATGCTAGGGCGGCCCTGCAATCCAGCGCTATCAATGCCGATGTCGAAAAAGTCACGGATTTTGTCGCCATTGCCAGCTACGGCATCATGTCCACACCCGGTCTCGTTATCGACGAGAAAGTCGTCTCAACCGGGCGCGTGCTAAGTGCTTCAGAAATTGGCGCGCTCCTTAAGGTACCTTAG
- a CDS encoding permease, protein MQWLADLVTLLVRDGFGLDPASQIGGSVHFFIYDVIKIFILLSVLIFSISYVQSYFPPERTRRILGQRQGLGANIFAALLGTITPFCSCSSIPLFIGFTSAGLPLAVTFSFLISSPLVDLASVILLASIFNWSIALAYVAIGLVLAVLGGTLIGYLRLENQVEAFVYQSPVSDHDNDGAISRRERLTYAKGQVVEIVHRVWLYVLIGVGIGAAIHNWIPEAFISTLLGQDKWWSVLVATIAGVPMYADIFGTLPIAEALVQKGVGLGTALTFMMAVTALSLPSMIMLKRVVKLPLMMVFIGIVTVGIILIGYIFNATAHLFV, encoded by the coding sequence ATGCAATGGCTGGCTGACTTGGTCACGTTGTTGGTGCGCGACGGGTTTGGCCTAGATCCGGCAAGCCAGATTGGTGGCAGCGTTCACTTTTTCATATATGACGTCATCAAGATATTCATTCTGCTCTCGGTGCTGATCTTTAGTATTTCCTATGTGCAAAGCTATTTCCCACCCGAACGCACCCGCCGTATTCTAGGGCAGCGGCAGGGTCTGGGGGCCAACATCTTCGCAGCACTGCTCGGAACCATAACACCGTTTTGTTCGTGCTCCTCCATCCCATTGTTTATCGGTTTTACCAGTGCGGGATTGCCACTGGCGGTGACGTTTTCATTTCTCATCTCCTCCCCGCTGGTTGATCTGGCCTCAGTGATCTTGCTGGCCAGTATTTTCAACTGGAGCATCGCCTTGGCCTATGTGGCAATCGGACTGGTGCTGGCCGTCCTTGGGGGCACCCTGATTGGGTATCTCAGGTTAGAAAATCAGGTTGAGGCCTTTGTTTATCAAAGCCCGGTCAGCGATCACGACAATGATGGCGCAATCAGCCGCCGCGAGCGGCTCACCTATGCGAAAGGTCAGGTCGTCGAAATTGTGCACCGGGTTTGGCTTTATGTTTTGATCGGCGTCGGGATAGGCGCGGCCATTCACAACTGGATTCCTGAAGCCTTCATTTCAACTCTTCTGGGTCAGGACAAGTGGTGGTCGGTTTTGGTTGCAACCATTGCTGGCGTTCCGATGTATGCCGACATCTTTGGCACGCTGCCCATTGCTGAGGCTCTGGTGCAAAAAGGTGTTGGGTTGGGCACAGCGCTGACGTTCATGATGGCAGTTACCGCGTTGTCGTTACCCTCAATGATTATGCTGAAACGTGTTGTGAAGTTGCCCTTGATGATGGTCTTCATTGGGATCGTCACCGTTGGCATTATTCTCATTGGCTATATTTTTAATGCAACCGCCCACCTATTTGTTTGA
- a CDS encoding DUF3775 domain-containing protein yields MDELTINSEYMRRLLEKLRAVMGREGEVMPDIAGNASDDERPATLQETPGDLLLQELTEEIEAMDDDHKHELVALMWLGRGDFSAAEWPEAMSLAAERHDGPTSRYLLSHPRVADQLASGLEELGYSHVLQDGLY; encoded by the coding sequence GTGGACGAACTGACAATCAACTCTGAGTACATGCGTCGCTTGCTTGAAAAGCTGCGGGCGGTTATGGGCCGCGAAGGGGAGGTGATGCCCGACATCGCTGGCAACGCTTCTGACGACGAACGTCCCGCCACACTACAGGAAACGCCCGGCGATCTGCTCTTGCAGGAGTTGACCGAGGAGATTGAGGCAATGGATGACGACCATAAACACGAGCTGGTCGCTCTTATGTGGCTTGGCCGCGGCGATTTTTCGGCTGCCGAATGGCCGGAGGCGATGAGCTTAGCCGCTGAACGCCATGACGGTCCGACGTCGCGTTATCTGTTATCTCATCCAAGGGTCGCCGATCAACTTGCCAGCGGCTTGGAAGAGTTGGGCTACAGCCATGTCTTGCAAGACGGGCTGTATTGA
- a CDS encoding DUF2267 domain-containing protein, with translation MSAQGLEVIDHTVHLTHEWINELADRLDWTSARDVLRLMRSTLRVIRDHLRVDETAQFSAQLPLLIRGMYFEGWMPKTTPIKERHLESFISAIEVLVADVIEYRGPNDIQAVLKMLNARISRGEVEDIRANLPTEIRDFWPAP, from the coding sequence ATGTCTGCGCAAGGATTGGAAGTCATCGACCATACGGTTCACTTGACCCATGAGTGGATCAACGAATTAGCTGACCGTTTGGATTGGACAAGCGCGCGGGATGTTCTGCGGCTGATGCGCTCGACATTGCGTGTCATTCGCGATCATCTGAGGGTGGACGAAACTGCGCAGTTTTCTGCGCAACTGCCGTTGTTGATCCGGGGCATGTACTTTGAGGGCTGGATGCCCAAGACGACGCCAATCAAAGAACGTCATTTAGAGAGTTTCATTTCAGCGATCGAAGTGCTGGTTGCGGATGTGATCGAATACCGTGGACCTAATGACATTCAGGCAGTCTTGAAAATGTTAAATGCCCGTATTTCACGGGGCGAGGTCGAGGACATCCGCGCCAATCTTCCAACGGAAATCCGAGACTTCTGGCCCGCTCCATAA
- a CDS encoding universal stress protein: MKNQTILTLIGLGSKPSELGPFFERARETSAHLAVIVTGTAPPFPISAYSASAYGAVAFDDTWQIMYAEGRKKMIAKTEEIEALLATHNVSGDVALAYGEARLIEDAIARRACLCNLVHVSNDLRTDGHAFDHSLRGALFASPAGVVLNAIPMREKNGGDHLMIAWDTSLPAARAIQAALPQIVEASQITIAVFDPVTTETESGENPGSDLAKWLSHMGCKVTVQQYPSGSKEIGACILDRAEELGADLVVMGAYGHARMRQAMLGGTTRTLIEQTGLPVLLAH; encoded by the coding sequence ATGAAGAACCAAACCATTCTGACTCTGATCGGGCTCGGTAGCAAGCCATCAGAGCTTGGTCCCTTTTTTGAACGCGCCCGAGAAACGTCAGCTCACCTTGCTGTAATCGTGACTGGCACCGCGCCCCCGTTTCCAATTTCGGCCTATTCCGCGTCCGCTTATGGTGCGGTTGCCTTTGATGACACGTGGCAGATCATGTATGCTGAAGGGCGCAAAAAAATGATCGCGAAAACCGAGGAAATTGAAGCGCTCTTGGCTACGCACAACGTTTCAGGCGATGTGGCACTGGCTTACGGCGAAGCACGATTAATTGAGGATGCCATCGCCCGCCGTGCCTGTTTGTGCAATCTAGTCCATGTCAGCAACGATTTGCGCACCGATGGTCATGCGTTTGACCATTCATTACGAGGCGCTCTTTTTGCGTCCCCAGCCGGGGTCGTCTTGAATGCGATACCGATGAGGGAAAAGAATGGCGGTGACCACCTTATGATAGCTTGGGACACCAGCTTACCTGCGGCACGCGCTATTCAGGCAGCACTACCTCAAATTGTAGAAGCCAGCCAGATCACGATCGCTGTTTTTGACCCCGTCACAACCGAAACAGAAAGCGGCGAGAACCCTGGCTCTGATCTAGCAAAATGGCTCAGTCATATGGGCTGCAAGGTCACCGTGCAGCAATATCCAAGCGGCAGTAAGGAAATAGGTGCCTGTATATTGGACCGGGCCGAAGAACTGGGTGCCGACCTGGTCGTGATGGGCGCATATGGTCATGCACGGATGCGCCAGGCGATGTTGGGTGGCACCACGCGAACCTTGATAGAACAAACTGGCCTCCCTGTGCTGCTTGCGCATTAA